Proteins encoded by one window of Clostridium cagae:
- a CDS encoding serine hydrolase — protein MRILKDYFVTFLILTVLIITLFFCIYYFPQQSEDIVQAKNIESNENYDKVHIDDDNSPSSDTENIETVEPTRLTTGIKISEDLFKSTLSDNEKLKILNDSKYNLEDRILFYLGYDSDRVGFIYYDLNSNKYMELNKNNTFVAASTYKVKLNVLTYEKNKTDKDLLTKKLEYKDSDYEEGTGILQNLSDIPPTPISELLDLSIINSDNIATNMIGSYLGGHDQVRKEINEMFNISMPYDENITTPETEFRILKHIYDNKSDVNYSHLIDVLKSTDYHDRIDKYIPNDIVAHKVGSSNEYIHDIAIVFPDNPYIFIIYTKDLENAEEKIAQISKAIYNYQVNQYTKN, from the coding sequence ATGAGGATTTTAAAGGATTATTTTGTAACATTTTTAATTTTAACTGTATTAATTATCACATTGTTTTTTTGCATTTATTATTTTCCACAACAATCCGAGGATATAGTGCAAGCTAAAAACATTGAATCAAATGAAAATTATGATAAAGTTCATATTGATGATGATAATTCTCCTAGTTCCGATACAGAAAATATTGAAACAGTTGAACCTACAAGGCTAACCACTGGTATTAAAATAAGTGAAGACTTATTTAAATCAACTTTAAGTGATAATGAAAAATTGAAAATTTTAAATGATAGTAAATACAATCTTGAAGATAGAATACTTTTTTATTTAGGATATGATAGTGATCGTGTTGGATTTATATATTATGATTTAAACTCTAATAAATATATGGAGCTTAATAAAAATAATACTTTCGTTGCTGCAAGTACTTATAAAGTTAAATTAAATGTATTAACATATGAAAAAAATAAGACAGACAAAGATTTACTTACTAAAAAATTAGAGTATAAAGATTCTGATTATGAAGAAGGGACAGGAATACTTCAAAATTTATCTGATATTCCACCTACTCCAATTAGTGAATTATTAGATTTATCTATAATTAATTCTGATAATATTGCTACTAATATGATTGGCTCATATTTAGGTGGACATGATCAAGTTAGAAAAGAAATTAATGAAATGTTTAACATTTCAATGCCATATGACGAAAACATAACTACTCCAGAAACTGAATTCAGAATTCTAAAGCATATTTATGACAATAAAAGCGATGTAAATTATTCTCATTTAATTGATGTTTTAAAATCCACTGATTACCATGATAGGATAGATAAATATATCCCTAATGACATAGTTGCTCATAAAGTTGGTTCCAGTAATGAGTACATACATGATATAGCAATAGTATTTCCCGACAATCCTTACATATTTATAATTTATACAAAAGATTTAGAAAACGCTGAAGAAAAAATTGCTCAAATTTCAAAGGCAATTTACAATTATCAAGTTAATCAATATACTAAAAATTAA
- a CDS encoding ABC transporter permease produces MFIKENIMLAIAGIKSNKMRSVLTMLGIIIGISSVIGIVSIGNAITSSLTSTLASNGATNIDVSISPKSEGEDEMSYDPNAWDKMTEEDCFSLEQIDEFKERFSNDIDSISVSEHGGSGKAKEGYSYANVSTMGVNDGYKDAQNIKLLKGRFISEKDVKGKRKLAVVSDKFVNNMFKNDINPLGKEIKVYAGDDIKSYVIVGVYKFEASPFDGGSRSSEKDMQTNLYIPVTTAKESAKNKNFSYFTVKPKPDADIMKLTNDFSKYFKNLYKNNKNWTVQVRNMESALAEMTSTLGKVSLAISVIGAISLLVGGIGVMNIMLVSVTERTKEIGTRKALGAKSSHIKMQFIVESAIICAIGGTIGIVLGIGMGIITSLVLKSPVVISVPTILISFTFSMFIGVFFGYYPANKAAKLDPIEALRYE; encoded by the coding sequence ATGTTTATAAAAGAAAATATAATGCTTGCTATAGCTGGAATCAAATCAAACAAGATGCGTTCTGTACTTACGATGCTTGGAATAATTATTGGAATTTCTTCTGTTATAGGAATAGTATCAATTGGTAATGCAATAACTTCATCTTTAACAAGCACATTAGCTAGCAATGGAGCAACAAATATAGATGTTTCCATCTCTCCTAAGAGTGAAGGAGAAGATGAAATGAGCTATGATCCAAATGCATGGGATAAAATGACAGAAGAAGATTGCTTTTCGTTAGAACAGATTGATGAATTTAAGGAAAGATTTAGCAATGACATTGATAGTATAAGTGTATCTGAGCATGGCGGATCAGGAAAAGCAAAAGAAGGATATTCATATGCTAATGTAAGTACTATGGGTGTAAATGATGGCTATAAAGATGCTCAGAATATAAAGCTTTTAAAAGGTAGATTTATAAGTGAAAAAGATGTTAAAGGTAAAAGAAAACTTGCAGTTGTATCTGATAAATTTGTAAATAATATGTTTAAAAATGATATTAACCCATTAGGAAAAGAAATTAAAGTTTATGCGGGGGATGATATTAAAAGCTATGTAATTGTAGGTGTATATAAATTTGAAGCATCACCTTTTGATGGAGGAAGTAGATCATCGGAAAAAGATATGCAAACTAATTTATATATTCCAGTAACTACAGCTAAAGAATCTGCTAAAAACAAGAATTTCTCATATTTCACTGTAAAGCCAAAGCCAGATGCTGATATAATGAAATTAACAAATGATTTTAGTAAATATTTTAAAAATCTATATAAAAATAATAAAAACTGGACAGTTCAGGTTCGTAATATGGAGAGTGCTCTAGCAGAAATGACTTCAACCCTTGGAAAGGTATCATTAGCTATTTCTGTTATAGGAGCTATATCATTGCTCGTAGGTGGTATAGGAGTAATGAACATAATGCTTGTATCTGTTACTGAAAGAACTAAAGAAATAGGTACTAGAAAAGCATTAGGCGCTAAGAGTTCCCATATTAAAATGCAATTTATAGTGGAATCAGCTATAATATGTGCAATAGGTGGAACAATAGGAATAGTGTTAGGTATAGGGATGGGAATTATTACATCTTTAGTTTTAAAATCGCCAGTTGTTATATCTGTTCCTACAATATTAATTAGTTTTACGTTTTCTATGTTTATTGGAGTGTTCTTTGGATATTATCCAGCTAATAAAGCTGCGAAACTTGATCCAATTGAGGCACTAAGATATGAATAA
- a CDS encoding ABC transporter ATP-binding protein: MSNNIIEMNNIVKSFYIGTENQLDILKNIDINVKKGEFISIVGASGSGKSTLMNIIGALDRPTSGTYILDSTNINDISDNGLSEIRNKKIGFVFQTFNLIPRSSALKNVELPMLYAGVDKKVRIERAKKLLELVGMEDRINHLPNELSGGQKQRVAIARALVNDPSIILADEPTGALDSETGRLVMDLFHKVHETEGKTIVFITHNYELALETERIITLKDGKVISDDYNKNYSKKFPDGEKLCL, translated from the coding sequence TTGAGCAATAATATAATTGAAATGAATAATATTGTAAAGAGCTTCTATATAGGAACTGAGAATCAATTAGATATTTTAAAAAACATTGATATAAATGTAAAAAAAGGCGAATTTATATCAATAGTAGGGGCTTCTGGATCTGGTAAAAGTACTTTAATGAATATTATAGGAGCTTTGGATAGACCTACATCTGGAACTTATATATTAGATAGTACTAATATAAATGATATATCAGACAATGGATTATCAGAAATACGTAATAAAAAAATAGGTTTTGTATTTCAAACATTTAATTTAATACCAAGAAGTAGTGCACTTAAAAATGTTGAGTTACCAATGCTTTATGCAGGAGTAGATAAAAAAGTCAGAATAGAACGTGCTAAAAAACTTTTAGAGCTTGTAGGAATGGAAGATAGAATTAATCATCTTCCAAATGAGCTTTCTGGTGGTCAGAAGCAAAGAGTAGCAATAGCCAGGGCTTTAGTCAATGATCCAAGTATAATACTTGCTGATGAACCTACAGGAGCACTAGATTCAGAAACTGGAAGATTAGTTATGGATTTATTTCATAAAGTACATGAAACAGAAGGAAAGACTATTGTATTTATAACTCATAATTATGAATTAGCATTAGAAACTGAAAGAATTATAACGTTGAAGGATGGAAAAGTAATATCTGATGACTATAATAAGAATTATTCTAAGAAATTTCCAGATGGTGAAAAGTTATGTTTATAA
- a CDS encoding HlyD family secretion protein — MNKIEIKNLSPKNIILKVKNSKKRMSKKKMVMLFVAILVIVGITFKMFFSKPPNVQAQNTILNKANIVNSINVLGEVKSENSTNVYTNSGNIVKEVKVKVGDEVKTGDVLAILDTEKLKEEIEQLTETLSASEANGKLDLDSKKRAYDNIVYINENNLNTDLINANSMLETAKMTLEDAERLYQYNKTILGYGEISNQEFKKSENDYNKAKDDYNKANVELENSKLKIQEDLKNAQNSYESAKIAYENKSERVALENKKKELDECTIKASVDGTITTVNATVGSPSTGTLFKIEDLNNLIIKASIKEVDIANIKVGQKTMIKTDATDDLELLGEISEISPTAKVDEPIVPTGNSTANSGDVIFEAKVKINEMDENIKIGMKAKLNIILEEKNDVYAIPHESIIENENGLSIYVAEAQEDNKYIIKEVAISKGMESDFNVEIYGDELQDGMKVLSEPSNYTVGSIVELGGGMVEPVGGEVIEQ, encoded by the coding sequence ATGAATAAAATAGAAATAAAAAATTTAAGTCCTAAAAATATTATTTTAAAAGTGAAAAATTCTAAAAAACGTATGAGTAAAAAAAAGATGGTTATGTTATTTGTAGCTATTCTAGTTATTGTAGGAATTACATTTAAGATGTTTTTTTCTAAACCTCCTAATGTACAAGCTCAAAATACTATTCTTAACAAAGCTAATATTGTTAATAGTATTAACGTTTTAGGAGAAGTAAAAAGTGAAAATTCTACAAATGTTTATACAAATTCAGGTAATATAGTCAAAGAAGTTAAAGTTAAAGTTGGAGATGAAGTTAAGACTGGAGATGTGCTAGCTATATTAGATACTGAAAAATTAAAAGAGGAAATAGAGCAATTAACAGAAACTTTGAGTGCTTCTGAGGCAAATGGTAAGTTAGATCTTGATAGTAAAAAAAGAGCGTATGACAATATAGTTTACATAAATGAGAATAATCTTAATACAGATCTTATAAATGCAAACTCAATGTTAGAAACAGCCAAAATGACTTTAGAAGATGCAGAAAGATTATATCAATATAACAAGACAATTTTAGGCTATGGAGAGATATCTAATCAGGAATTTAAAAAATCAGAAAATGATTATAATAAAGCCAAAGATGATTATAACAAAGCTAATGTTGAGTTGGAAAATTCGAAACTAAAAATACAAGAAGATTTAAAAAATGCACAAAATAGCTATGAAAGCGCTAAAATAGCTTATGAAAATAAAAGTGAACGTGTTGCACTTGAAAATAAAAAGAAAGAATTAGATGAATGCACAATTAAAGCTTCAGTAGATGGAACTATCACTACTGTTAATGCAACTGTAGGAAGCCCAAGCACAGGAACATTATTTAAAATAGAAGATTTAAACAATTTGATTATAAAAGCATCTATTAAAGAAGTGGATATTGCTAATATAAAAGTTGGTCAAAAAACTATGATAAAAACAGATGCAACGGATGATTTAGAACTTTTAGGAGAAATAAGTGAAATAAGTCCTACAGCTAAAGTTGATGAACCTATTGTACCTACTGGTAATTCTACAGCTAATAGTGGAGATGTTATTTTTGAAGCTAAAGTAAAAATTAATGAGATGGATGAAAATATAAAGATAGGAATGAAAGCAAAATTAAATATTATTTTGGAAGAAAAAAATGATGTTTATGCAATTCCTCATGAGAGCATAATCGAAAATGAAAATGGTCTTAGTATATATGTAGCTGAAGCACAAGAAGATAATAAGTATATTATTAAAGAGGTGGCTATAAGCAAGGGAATGGAATCAGATTTTAATGTTGAAATCTATGGAGATGAACTACAAGATGGAATGAAAGTACTTTCTGAACCAAGCAATTATACTGTTGGAAGTATAGTTGAACTAGGTGGAGGAATGGTTGAGCCTGTTGGAGGTGAGGTTATTGAGCAATAA
- a CDS encoding TolC family protein: MKRITGILLLLFVFMNQISVQAATRENIQLSMENIEEIITEYSPDLKIMKNNLKRDKEKYKDILDEVDDKESEVSSLENQINNYKPEVKPEEQPKSSNEKEDNTLDSLKKDLNNAKDKLDSLKDEKQAAKHNLKVSNIRYEKDLQGLIESAQRQYIQYVDTLLKKELKQYETNFKNKQVEINNIKYGNGFISKKEYEKNLDDITDFNNELKEIEVKEKNELKDLLFSLGVPSNTGIKVDTNIKGDLDKISKINFEEDLDDMLLNNIDLKIKDIENDKVKDDSDISDYEIKNNKISLRQEEEKVKIEFQKRYNNLILSSNLLKASNDKLSRTQDDALIMQTKYNYGFASKKQVDELEVGLNNKNQDFISQVNNLYMDYLSYMKMKDGY, from the coding sequence TTGAAACGGATAACTGGAATATTATTATTATTGTTTGTGTTTATGAATCAAATAAGTGTACAAGCAGCAACAAGAGAAAATATACAACTCTCTATGGAAAATATAGAAGAAATTATAACAGAGTATAGTCCTGATTTAAAAATAATGAAAAACAATTTAAAAAGAGATAAGGAAAAGTATAAAGATATTTTAGATGAAGTTGATGATAAGGAAAGTGAAGTCAGCAGTTTAGAAAATCAAATTAATAATTATAAACCTGAAGTTAAGCCAGAAGAACAACCTAAGTCTTCCAATGAAAAAGAAGATAATACGTTAGATAGTTTAAAGAAAGATTTAAATAATGCAAAAGATAAATTAGATTCATTAAAAGATGAAAAGCAAGCAGCAAAGCACAATTTAAAAGTATCTAATATAAGATATGAAAAAGATTTACAAGGTTTAATTGAATCAGCACAAAGACAATATATACAATATGTAGATACCTTATTAAAAAAAGAATTAAAGCAATATGAAACTAATTTTAAAAATAAACAAGTAGAAATAAATAATATAAAGTATGGTAATGGATTTATATCTAAAAAAGAGTATGAGAAAAACTTAGATGATATTACTGACTTTAATAATGAGCTAAAAGAAATAGAGGTTAAAGAAAAAAACGAGTTAAAAGATCTATTATTTTCTTTAGGGGTTCCAAGTAATACAGGTATAAAAGTTGATACTAATATAAAAGGTGATCTTGATAAAATATCTAAAATAAATTTTGAAGAAGATTTAGATGATATGTTATTAAATAATATAGATCTAAAAATAAAAGATATAGAAAATGATAAAGTGAAGGACGATTCAGACATAAGTGATTACGAAATTAAAAATAATAAAATTTCATTAAGGCAGGAAGAAGAAAAAGTTAAAATAGAATTTCAAAAAAGATATAATAATCTTATTCTTTCAAGCAACTTGTTAAAAGCAAGCAATGATAAATTAAGTAGAACTCAAGATGATGCTTTAATAATGCAAACTAAATATAATTATGGATTTGCATCAAAGAAACAAGTGGATGAGTTAGAAGTTGGTTTAAATAATAAAAATCAAGATTTTATATCACAAGTAAATAATTTATACATGGATTATTTAAGTTATATGAAAATGAAAGATGGATATTAG
- a CDS encoding biotin transporter BioY: MKDQIICAIFAVITAICAQISIPFFQIPFTMQVFAIVLSAVILGYKKAFISQIIYILLGAVGLPVFAGFKGGIQSLIGPTGGYITSFLLMVLIIGYFSERYDGNYFIIGFSGILGIIVCYIIGTAQLAFILNITFLDALKIGVLPFVIFDLAKIILGVFLGIDIKKRIFI; this comes from the coding sequence TTGAAGGATCAAATTATATGTGCAATATTTGCTGTTATTACAGCTATATGTGCTCAAATTTCTATTCCATTTTTTCAGATTCCATTTACAATGCAGGTCTTTGCAATTGTACTATCAGCAGTTATTCTTGGGTATAAAAAGGCATTTATATCGCAAATAATATACATATTGTTAGGAGCTGTTGGTTTACCCGTTTTTGCAGGTTTTAAAGGAGGAATTCAATCACTTATAGGTCCAACGGGGGGATATATTACTTCATTTTTATTAATGGTATTAATTATTGGATATTTTTCAGAAAGATATGATGGAAATTATTTTATTATTGGCTTTTCAGGTATATTAGGAATTATAGTTTGTTATATCATAGGGACAGCTCAATTAGCATTTATTTTAAATATAACATTTTTAGATGCTTTAAAAATAGGTGTTTTACCTTTCGTTATTTTTGATTTAGCAAAGATAATTTTAGGAGTATTTTTAGGAATTGATATAAAAAAGAGAATTTTCATATAA
- a CDS encoding NADH peroxidase, translating to MKKFVCTVCGYVYEGETAPEKCPLCGVGAEKFVEQSGDLAFADEHVIGIGKDVDPRIVEGLQANFMGECTEVGMYLAMSRQADREGFPEVAEAYKRIAFEEAEHAAKFAELLGEVVNADTKKNLQLRVDAEHGACQGKKDLATLAKQLNLDAIHDTVHEMCKDEARHGKAFKGLLDRYFA from the coding sequence ATGAAAAAATTTGTTTGTACAGTATGTGGTTATGTATATGAAGGAGAAACAGCTCCAGAAAAATGTCCATTATGTGGAGTAGGTGCAGAAAAGTTTGTAGAACAAAGTGGAGACTTAGCATTTGCAGATGAACACGTAATCGGAATAGGAAAAGATGTTGATCCAAGAATAGTAGAAGGATTACAAGCAAACTTTATGGGAGAATGTACAGAAGTAGGAATGTATCTTGCAATGTCAAGACAAGCGGACAGAGAAGGCTTCCCAGAAGTAGCAGAAGCATATAAGAGAATAGCATTTGAAGAAGCAGAACATGCAGCAAAATTCGCTGAATTATTAGGTGAAGTAGTAAATGCAGATACAAAGAAAAACTTACAATTAAGAGTAGATGCAGAACATGGAGCATGTCAAGGAAAGAAAGACTTAGCAACATTAGCTAAACAATTAAATTTAGATGCAATCCATGATACAGTACATGAAATGTGTAAAGATGAAGCTAGACACGGAAAAGCATTTAAAGGATTATTAGATAGATATTTTGCATAA
- a CDS encoding NADH peroxidase, with translation MKKFVCTVCGYVYEGETAPEKCPLCGVGAEKFVEQSGDLAFADEHVIGVGKDVDPRIVEGLQANFMGECTEVGMYLAMSRQADREGFPEVAEAYKRIAFEEAEHAAKFAELLGEVVNADTKKNLQLRVDAEHGACQGKKDLATLAKQLNLDAIHDTVHEMCKDEARHGKAFKGLLDRYFA, from the coding sequence ATGAAAAAATTTGTTTGTACAGTATGTGGTTACGTATATGAAGGAGAAACAGCTCCAGAAAAATGTCCATTATGTGGAGTAGGAGCAGAAAAGTTTGTAGAACAAAGTGGAGATTTAGCATTTGCAGATGAACACGTAATCGGAGTAGGAAAAGATGTTGATCCAAGAATAGTAGAAGGATTACAAGCAAACTTTATGGGAGAATGTACAGAAGTAGGAATGTATCTTGCAATGTCAAGACAAGCGGACAGAGAAGGCTTCCCAGAAGTAGCAGAAGCATATAAGAGAATAGCATTTGAAGAAGCAGAACATGCAGCAAAATTCGCTGAATTATTAGGTGAAGTAGTAAATGCAGATACAAAGAAAAACTTACAATTAAGAGTAGATGCAGAACATGGAGCATGTCAAGGAAAGAAAGACTTAGCAACATTAGCTAAACAATTAAATTTAGATGCAATCCATGACACAGTACATGAAATGTGCAAAGATGAAGCTAGACACGGAAAAGCATTTAAAGGATTATTAGATAGATATTTTGCCTAA